One genomic region from Vitis riparia cultivar Riparia Gloire de Montpellier isolate 1030 chromosome 17, EGFV_Vit.rip_1.0, whole genome shotgun sequence encodes:
- the LOC117904276 gene encoding ell-associated factor Eaf-like: MANKSINNKDEPSTAPESDRWYDLTLGSSFKDPHSSTKFCTLRYEFKPASIDKNQPGSLHKNKENRVTVEFHNNQPGKPKVTFEGSSEDYKENDAVLFFDGETFRLERLHRAVKRLRHVRLPGESAAAAATTAATTSVVPPVESYSPPIGKGAKLQSFNKSIAHPVPVEVERIDIGNSESLGTKAKNGKVVDYPPSRPNPSVTSPNPKNYELEEHLDIINDDNDNFQIAKKENVAEREFHTGIDINLPQQNDIDDEIADVDVSDDEADKGPNAAEALRAQVDAEGREEKTSSSSGSSGSESSGSGSGSGSGSGSGSGSGSGSGSGSGRRSSSSDSETSDADSVNSI, from the exons ATGGCGAACAAAAGCATCAACAACAAAGACGAACCCAGCACTGCTCCTGAGTCCGATCGCTGGTATGATCTAACCCTAGGTTCCTCCTTTAAGGACCCCCATTCCTCTACCAAGTTCTGCACTTTGCGAT ATGAATTCAAACCAGCTTCAATTGATAAGAACCAACCGGGATCACTACACAAGAACAAAGAAAATAGGGTTACGGTAGAATTTCATAACAACCAACCGGGGAAACCCAAAGTGACATTCGAGGGCAGTAGTGAGGATTATAAGGAAAATGATGCAGTTTTGTTCTTTGATGGTGAGACTTTTCGGTTGGAGCGATTGCACCGAGCAGTTAAGCGGTTAAGGCATGTACGGCTACCTGGTGAATCTGCAGCTGCAGCTGCCACTACTGCTGCTACTACTTCAGTTGTCCCCCCGGTTGAGTCTTATTCACCACCAATTGGGAAAGGAGCAAAACTTCAGTCATTTAATAAAAGCATTGCTCATCCAGTCCCA GTTGAGGTCGAACGTATTGATATTGGCAACTCAGAGAGCTTAG GCACAAAAGCTAAAAATGGGAAGGTTGTCGATTACCCACCTTCCCGTCCAAATCCATCAGTGACATCACCAAACCCTAAGAATTATGAACTGGAGGAGCACTTGGATATAATTAATGATGACAATGATAATTTTCAAATagctaaaaaagaaaatgtcgcCGAAAGGGAATTCCACACCGGCATTGATATCAACCTGCCACAGCAAAATGacatagatgatgagattgctgATGTTGATGTCAGTGATGATGAAGCAGATAAGGGTCCTAATGCTGCAGAAGCCCTTAGAGCCCAGGTGGATGCAGAGGGCAGGGAGGAGAAGACTTCTAGCTCAAGCGGTAGCAGTGGGAGTGAAAGTAGTGGGAGTGGGAGTGGAAGTGGAAGTGGGAGTGGCAGTGGCAGTGGAAGTGGGAGTGGCAGTGGCAGCGGGAGTGGGAGGAGGAGCAGCAGCAGTGACAGTGAAACCAGCGATGCTGACTCTGTCAATTCCATCTGA
- the LOC117904277 gene encoding ATP-dependent Clp protease proteolytic subunit 3, chloroplastic yields the protein MERSLTLTYAASASRPLCFNRSPSSSSLWLPSTSRSSRKGRAVSMVKASSASRPTLASNWDLSSLQSASAPTWMPRFEDLDTTNMLLRQRIVFLGSQVDDMTADLVISQLLFLDAEDQEKDIKLFINSPGGSVTAGLGIYDAMKLCKADVSTVCLGLAASMGAFLLASGSKGKRFCMPNSRVMIHQPLGTAGGKATEMGIRIREMMYHKIKLNKILSRITGKPEQQIEADTDRDNFMNAWEAKEYGLIDAVIDDGKPGLVAPTADAGPPPKTRVWGLWKVEGSRKAKQNLPSEHKLLQKGHQGGDDEKGTEQEKEASSPV from the exons ATGGAGAGGAGCTTAACTCTAACGTATGCAGCGTCAGCCTCAAGACCACTATGCTTCAATCGCAGTCCTTCATCATCATCGTTATGGCTTCCAAGCACTAGCAGAAGCAGTAGAAAGGGAAGAGCCGTTTCAATGGTTAAGGCATCCTCTGCCTCGAGACCGACCCTCGCTTCGAATTGGGATCTCTCCAGTCTTCAGTCTGCTTCAGCCCCCACTTGGATGCCCAGATTCGAAGATCTTGACACCACTAACATGCTCCTACGCCAGCGAATCGTGTTCTTGGGCTCTCAG GTGGATGACATGACTGCAGATTTGGTCATAAGTCAGCTCTTATTTTTGGATGCTGAAGACCAGGAAAAGGACATCAAGTTATTTATCAATTCACCTGGTGGCTCTGTTACTGCTG GATTGGGAATATATGATGCGATGAAGTTGTGCAAAGCTGATGTTTCTACTGTTTGCCTGGGGCTTGCTGCATCTATGGGTGCCTTTCTTCTTGCTTCTGgttcaaaaggaaaaaggttttgCATGCCAAATTCAAGAGTGATGATCCATCAACCTCTTGGAACGGCCGGGGGCAAG GCAACAGAGATGGGGATACGAATCCGAGAAATGATGTACCACAAAATTAAGCTGAACAAGATACTGTCAAGAATCACAGGGAAACCTGAACAACAG ATAGAAGCAGATACTGACCGTGATAATTTCATGAATGCTTGGGAGGCAAAAGAGTATGGATTGATTGATGCAGTTATTGATGATGGAAAGCCAGGATTAGTTGCACCCACCGCAGATGCAGGACCTCCTCCAAAAACGCGGGTTTGGGGTCTGTGGAAAGTTGAAGGGAGTAGGAAAGCCAAACAGAATCTACCCTCAGAGCATAAACTTTTGCAAAAAGGGCACCAAGGAGGTGATGATGAGAAAGGCACAGAACAAGAAAAGGAAGCATCATCACCAGTATGA